In a genomic window of Onychostoma macrolepis isolate SWU-2019 chromosome 08, ASM1243209v1, whole genome shotgun sequence:
- the gnat2 gene encoding guanine nucleotide-binding protein G(t) subunit alpha-2, with product MGSGASAEDKEMAKKSKELEKQLQEDADKEAKTVKLLLLGAGESGKSTIVKQMKILHQGGYTKEEQMEFRSIIFGNILQSALAIIRGMEMLDINFGSPAAQEDGQKLQNLSDSIEEGSMPPELADVIKRLWKDSGVQASFERAAEYQLNDSAGYYLSEMDRICKPDYLPTEQDVLRSRVKTTGIIEEQFSCKELHFRMFDVGGQRSERKKWIHCFEGVTCIIFCGALSAYDMVLVEDDEVNRMHESLHLFNSICNHRFFATTSIVLFLNKKDLFEEKIKKVHLNICFPDYDGPNTYEDASNYIKTQFQDLNMKKGVKEIYGHLTCATDTKNVEIVFNAVTDIIIKENLKDCGLF from the exons ATGGGTAGCGGAGCGAGCGCAGAGGATAAGGAAATGGCCAAGAAATCCAAAGAGCTGGAAAAACAGCTCCAGGAAGATGCTGATAAAGAAGCAAAAACTGTCAAACTTCTGCTGCTGG GTGCTGGTGAATCTGGGAAGAGCACCATTGTAAAACAGATGAA AATTCTCCATCAAGGTGGTTATACAAAAGAAGAACAAATGGAGTTTCGATCTATTATTTTTGGCAACATCCTGCAATCTGCTCTGGCCATCATCAGGGGCATGGAGATGCTGGACATCAACTTTGGGTCACCAGCAGCACAG GAGGATGGTCAGAAGCTCCAGAACCTGTCTGACTCCATTGAGGAGGGCAGCATGCCTCCAGAGCTCGCAGATGTCATCAAGAGGCTATGGAAGGATTCGGGTGTGCAGGCCTCGTTTGAGAGAGCTGCTGAGTACCAGCTAAACGACTCCGCTGGATA CTACTTGAGCGAAATGGACAGAATCTGCAAACCTGACTACCTCCCCACTGAGCAGGATGTGCTGAGATCTCGAGTCAAGACTACTGGTATCATTGAGGAACAGTTTTCCTGCAAAGAGCTCCACTTCAG GATGTTTGATGTGGGTGGCCAGAGGTCAGAGAGAAAGAAGTGGATTCATTGTTTCGAAGGTGTGACTTGCATCATCTTCTGTGGAGCCCTGAGTGCTTACGACATGGTGTTGGTAGAAGACGATGAAGTG AACCGCATGCACGAGAGTCTCCATCTCTTCAACAGTATCTGCAACCACAGGTTCTTCGCCACAACTTCCATTGTGCTTTTCCTCAACAAGAAAGATCTTTTCGAGGAGAAGATCAAGAAAGTCCACCTGAATATCTGTTTTCCTGATTATGATG GTCCAAACACATATGAAGATGCCAGCAACTACATCAAAACTCAATTTCAAGATCTGAACATGAAGAAGGGAGTGAAGGAGATCTACGGACACTTGACCTGTGCCACAGACACAAAGAACGTCGAGATCGTGTTTAACGCAGTGACAGACATTATCATCAAAGAAAACCTTAAGGACTGCGGTCTGTTCTAA